TCGACAAGGCCAGCGCGTCCGCGCGCGCGGCGGTGGCCGCCGCGGGGGGCTCGGTCGAGACTGCGGACGCCGGGGCGGCGCAGGAAGGCTGAGCGTGCTCGAAGGCTTCCAGAACGCATCGCGAGTTCCCGAGCTGCGGCGGCGCTTGCTCTTCACCTTCGGGATGCTCGCGGTCTGCCGCCTCGGGGTCGCCATTCCGACGCCCGGCATCGACAGCGCCGCGCTGCGGATGTTCTTCCAGGACGCCGCGAACAACTTCTTCGGCCTGGTGAACCTCTTCTCCGGGGGGGCGCTCGAGCGTTTCTCGATCTTCGCGCTCGGTATCATGCCGTACATCAGCTCGTCGATCATCCTGCAGCTGCTCACCGTCGTCGTGCCGTATCTCGAGCGGCTATCGAAGGAAGGCGAGGCCGGTCGCCGCAAGATCACGCAGTACACACGGTACGGCACGGTCGTGCTGTCGCTCGTCCAGAGTCTCTTCATCAGCATGGGCCTCGAGCAGATCCAGTCGCCGACCGGGGCGTCGGTGGTCCTGAATCCCGGCTGGGCCTTCCGCCTGATGACGATGGTCACCCTGAGCTCCGGGACGGCGTTCCTGATGTGGCTCGGCGAGCAGATCACCGAGCGCGGCATCGGCAACGGCATCTCTCTCATCATCTTCGCGGGTATCGTCGCGGGCCTCTATTCGGCGGTCGGTACGACCCTCCAGTTCATGAACGAGGGCGAGATGAGCCTCTTCGTCGTCATCGGGCTGGTGCTCTTCATGGTCGCGGTCGTCGCGGCGATCATCTTCATGGAGCGGGGACAGCGTCGGATCCCGGTGCAGTACGCGAAGCGCGTCGTCGGGCGGAAGATGTACGGCGGGCAAAGCTCGCACCTGCCGCTCAAGATCAACACGTCGGGCGTGATTCCGCCGATCTTCGCGTCCTCGATTCTGATCTTCCCGGGAACGATCGCGAGCTTCTTTCCGGACAGTCCGCTCGCGATCCGGGCCGCCGAGATGCTGCAGCCCGCCTCGGTCGTCTACAACCTCCTGTACATCGGGCTCATCATCTTCTTTTGCTATTTCTACACGGCCGTTTCGTTCAATCCGGTCGACGTGGCGGACAACATGAAGAAGTTCGGCGGATACATCCCTGGCATCCGGCCCGGCGTGAAGACCGCCGAGTACATCGATCGCATCCTGACGCGCATCACGCTCGGCGGCGCCCTCTACGTCGCGGCGGTCTGCATCCTGCCGACGATCCTCATCTCGCGGTTCAACGTGACGTTCTTCTTCGGCGGGACGTCGTTGCTGATCGTCGTGGGCGTGGCGCTCGACACCATGGCGCAAATGGAGACGCACCTCCTCACGCGCAACTACGAAGGGTTCATGAAGCGTGGTCGGCTGCGCGGACGCCGGGGTTGAGCGGCGCCGGCGTGGAGCCGAGTCGCCCCCGAGGGATTCGAAGCGAGCCCGAGTGAGCCATCGATGAACCTCATCGTCATGGGACCTCCCGGTGCCGGCAAAGGCACGCAGTCGCGCCGGCTCGGCGAGCACTTGGGTGTGCCCGTCATCTCGACGGGCGAGATGCTGCGGGATGAAATCAAGCGGAAGACGACGCTCGGTACGCAAGCGAAGCGCCACATGGACAAGGGTGAACTCATTCCCGACGCGCTGATGATCGGGGTCATCGAGGAGCGTTTGAAGCGCCTCGACTGCAAGCCCGGCTTCATCCTCGACGGATTCCCGCGCACGGTGGCGCAGGCGGAGGCGCTCCGCCGGATGCTCGAGAATCTCGGCGGTTCGCTCGAGCACGCGGTGAGCCTGTCGGTGCCGAACGACGAGCTCCTGAAGCGGCTTTCGGGCCGGCGGACATGTCGCGAGTGCGGAGCGATGTACCACATCATCTTCGATCCGCCGACCAACGAGGGCCTCTGCAACAAGTGTAACGGCGAGCTCTATCAGCGCGACGACGATCACGAGGACATCATCAGCTCGCGCCTCGAGATCTACGACGCCCAGACGGCGCCCGTCCTCGAATACTACCGCAAGCACCGGCAGCTCGTGGAGGTCGACGGCATCGGCGGGCGGGACGACGTGCTCGGCCGCGTCCTCGCGCGTTTGGGAGCCTCCAAGTCGTGATCCAGCTCAAGGCCCCCGAAGAGATCGAGGTCATGCGGAAGGCGAGCGTCATCGTCGCCGAGGTCCTCGCCGAGCTTCGCGCGATGGTCCGCCCGGGCGCCACGACCGAGGACCTCGACCGCGTCGCCGAGGAGCTCACCCGCAAGAAGGGCGCGGTGCCGGCGTTCAAGGGGTACGAAGTCGCGAACCGCGTCTTTCCGGCGTCCCTCTGCGTGTCGATCAACGACGAGGTGGTGCACGGAATTCCGTCGGTGCACCGCGTGCTCCGCGAGGGGGACATCGTCGGCCTCGATTTCGGCGTCCGCTACCAGGGCTTCTACGGAGACGCCGCGATCACGGTTCCGGTCGGCAAGGTGACGCCCGCGGCGACCGAGCTCATGGAGACGGCCCGGGACGCGCTCCAGGCGGGTATCGAAGAGGCGCGACCCGGCCGCCGGATCGGCGACGTGTCCGCGGCGATCCAGGCGACGGCCGAACGCAAGCGGTTCGCGGTCGTGCGCGAGTTCGTCGGCCACGGGATCGGCCGCCGTCTCCACGAAGATCCGCAGGTGCCGAACTTCGGACAGGCGGACCGCGGCATTCGCCTGCGCGAGGGGATGGTGCTCGCAATCGAGCCCATGTTGAACGCCGGCGGGCCCGAGGTCCACGTCAAGGACGACGGCTGGACGGCGGTGACGTCCGACGGCAGCCTCTCGGCCCATTTCGAGCACTCGGTCGCGATCGTCGAGGGCGGACCCTACGTGCTGAGCTTGCTATGAGCATGCCGATGCCCAAAGTCGAAGCCATCGCGGCGAGCGGAACGGTCCAGGAGTCGCTGCCGAATGCGACGTTTCGTGTCGCGCTCGACAACGGTCACAAGGTGCTGGCGCACGCGTCCGGCGCGCTCAGGATGCACTACATAAAGATCACTCCGGGCGACAAGGTGATGGTCGAGCTGTCGCCGTTCGATCTCAGCCGCGGCCAGATCACGACCCGGACCAAGTGAAATACGGAGTCTCCAGATGAAAGTACGCGCATCGGTCAAACAGATCTGCAAGAAGTGCAAGATCATCCGACGTGCGGGTGTGGTGCGGGTTCTCTGCTCCAACCCGCGCCACAAGCAGCGACAGGGCTGAGGACCAACGAACATGGCACGTATCGCAGGCGTCGATCTCCCCAAGGCGAAGCGCATGGAAGTGGCGCTCACCTACATCTTCGGCATCGGTCGCAGCACCTCGCGCAAGATCCTGCGCGAGGCCAACGTGAGCCTCGACGTGAAGACGGACGACCTCGCGGAGGACGATCTCACCAAGCTCCGGCGCATCATTGACGGCATGAAGGTCGAAGGTGACCTCCGCCGCGAGGTTGCGCTCAACATCAAGCGCTACGTAGATCTCGGCGCGTACCGTGGCCTCAGGCATCGCAAGAACCTCCCCGTTCGGGGGCAGCGCACGCACACGAACGCCCGCACCCGTAAGGGCCCGCGCAAGACGATCGCCGGCAAGAAGCAGGCGCCGTCGAAGGGCTAGAGAGGATCGGAGAGAAGCATGGCGAAAGCAGAAGCAGCCGCGAAGCCGGCGGCGGCCGACCGCGCAGCGGTACGGCGCAAGAAGACCAGGCGTGCGGTGCCTGAGGGCGTGGCGCACATCCACTCGACGTTCAATAACACGATCATCACCATCACGGATCCGACCGGCAACGTCGTTTCGTGGGCGAGCGCCGGAAACGTCGGTTTCAAGGGTTCGCGCAAAGGTACGCCGTTTGCCGCACAGCTGGCGGCCGAGGCGGCGGCCAAGCGCGCGATCGACGCGGGCATGCGCACCGTCCAGGTGTTCGTGAAGGGGCCGGGCGCGGGCCGTGAGTCGGCGCTGCGGTCGTTGCAGGCGGCCGGGTTCACGATCAGCCTCATCAAGGACGTCACCCCGATCCCCCACAACGGGTGTCGCCCGCCCAAGCGACGGAGAGTCTGAGGACGTAGCGTCGAAGCAAGACCGCCGGCCAGTCCGGACGGACGTGAGCGGATCGACCAGATCGGTCCAGGAGGTTCAGCAGCGTGGCTCGTTACCGAGCGTCAGTGTGCCGGCTCTGCCGGCGCGAAGGTTTGAAGCTCTTCCTCAAGGGGGAGCGGTGCTACACCGACAAGTGCGCCATCGAGCGGCGGAATTATCCGCCCGGCCAACATGGCCAGGGGCGCGTGAAGTTCTCCGAGTACAGCCTCCAGCTGCGCGAGAAACAGAAGCTGAAACGCATGTACCGGCTGCTCGAGGGGCAGTTCCGGAGGCTTTTCGACAAGGCGGACCGCGCCAAGGGGATCACGGGTGAGAGCCTGATGATCCTGCTCGAGCGTCGGCTCGACAACATGATCTACCGGCTCGGCTTCGCGAACTCGCGCGCCGAGGCGCGGCAGCTCGTGCGGCACGGCCATTTCCTG
The Deltaproteobacteria bacterium DNA segment above includes these coding regions:
- the secY gene encoding preprotein translocase subunit SecY, which produces MLEGFQNASRVPELRRRLLFTFGMLAVCRLGVAIPTPGIDSAALRMFFQDAANNFFGLVNLFSGGALERFSIFALGIMPYISSSIILQLLTVVVPYLERLSKEGEAGRRKITQYTRYGTVVLSLVQSLFISMGLEQIQSPTGASVVLNPGWAFRLMTMVTLSSGTAFLMWLGEQITERGIGNGISLIIFAGIVAGLYSAVGTTLQFMNEGEMSLFVVIGLVLFMVAVVAAIIFMERGQRRIPVQYAKRVVGRKMYGGQSSHLPLKINTSGVIPPIFASSILIFPGTIASFFPDSPLAIRAAEMLQPASVVYNLLYIGLIIFFCYFYTAVSFNPVDVADNMKKFGGYIPGIRPGVKTAEYIDRILTRITLGGALYVAAVCILPTILISRFNVTFFFGGTSLLIVVGVALDTMAQMETHLLTRNYEGFMKRGRLRGRRG
- a CDS encoding adenylate kinase; amino-acid sequence: MNLIVMGPPGAGKGTQSRRLGEHLGVPVISTGEMLRDEIKRKTTLGTQAKRHMDKGELIPDALMIGVIEERLKRLDCKPGFILDGFPRTVAQAEALRRMLENLGGSLEHAVSLSVPNDELLKRLSGRRTCRECGAMYHIIFDPPTNEGLCNKCNGELYQRDDDHEDIISSRLEIYDAQTAPVLEYYRKHRQLVEVDGIGGRDDVLGRVLARLGASKS
- the map gene encoding type I methionyl aminopeptidase; the protein is MIQLKAPEEIEVMRKASVIVAEVLAELRAMVRPGATTEDLDRVAEELTRKKGAVPAFKGYEVANRVFPASLCVSINDEVVHGIPSVHRVLREGDIVGLDFGVRYQGFYGDAAITVPVGKVTPAATELMETARDALQAGIEEARPGRRIGDVSAAIQATAERKRFAVVREFVGHGIGRRLHEDPQVPNFGQADRGIRLREGMVLAIEPMLNAGGPEVHVKDDGWTAVTSDGSLSAHFEHSVAIVEGGPYVLSLL
- the infA gene encoding translation initiation factor IF-1, producing MPKVEAIAASGTVQESLPNATFRVALDNGHKVLAHASGALRMHYIKITPGDKVMVELSPFDLSRGQITTRTK
- the rpmJ gene encoding 50S ribosomal protein L36 — translated: MKVRASVKQICKKCKIIRRAGVVRVLCSNPRHKQRQG
- the rpsM gene encoding 30S ribosomal protein S13; the encoded protein is MARIAGVDLPKAKRMEVALTYIFGIGRSTSRKILREANVSLDVKTDDLAEDDLTKLRRIIDGMKVEGDLRREVALNIKRYVDLGAYRGLRHRKNLPVRGQRTHTNARTRKGPRKTIAGKKQAPSKG
- the rpsK gene encoding 30S ribosomal protein S11, producing MAKAEAAAKPAAADRAAVRRKKTRRAVPEGVAHIHSTFNNTIITITDPTGNVVSWASAGNVGFKGSRKGTPFAAQLAAEAAAKRAIDAGMRTVQVFVKGPGAGRESALRSLQAAGFTISLIKDVTPIPHNGCRPPKRRRV
- the rpsD gene encoding 30S ribosomal protein S4, with the translated sequence MARYRASVCRLCRREGLKLFLKGERCYTDKCAIERRNYPPGQHGQGRVKFSEYSLQLREKQKLKRMYRLLEGQFRRLFDKADRAKGITGESLMILLERRLDNMIYRLGFANSRAEARQLVRHGHFLVNGRKVDIPSALLKIGDVVTVRERSHKVVRIQEALELSQRRGVPEWLEVDRPNFTGRIRALPARSDLTMPINEKLVVELYSK